In the genome of Rhodoferax fermentans, one region contains:
- a CDS encoding DUF748 domain-containing protein, producing MPTDQANPTPTRKHPLTLIWLRRGAWALVGLLLLWLLSWLSLPPLLKSQAQIRLTELLGRQVTVGQVDFRPWSLELSVSDLAVAGVDAASGPQLTVARLSIDMELQSLLRLAPVVDALVLDSPRLNLTHTGEGRYDVDDVLARLAGPEDAPAPTPAEPLRFALYNLVLSDGVVRFTDGPRNQVHQLSRLQLSVPFLSNLDSKREVLVSPRLAFELNGSQFDSSALATPFAQTRKTDAHLVVKDLDLAPYLVYWPASLPVRLRSAVLDADLQLAFEQTDQTAVKLSGQLSARQLQLNSARSGAELLAFERLGIQLKDVRPLARQVQLGRIELTQPHLTLRRNHAGVLELMTLVAEKSLGKVSKSEAASPSSIGAAGQKDIKAAAAAPATPWQLKVDELLLQDGELTWLDAALPKPAQLSVKSLQLQARALAWPFSQALPFEGSAKLASASLQFKGSATDQVAEVAVQLSELPLALAAPYVGVYLQPKLDGRLSTDLTLNWRAARATQATSTRVQLAQLSLDKLALTGDQKAALASIQQLQLADVLMDTQARSVHFGSVKLSQPSTRLVRDVAGRWMYEDWFKVQPSAPQPVTAAASTKTAKTSKPPSADKPWLLSVDRLQLEQGKLSLLDRAPAQPVRLELSDLSLQLKKLSTASRAPFDINLSTRLRHRHTEPGKLTWRGSGAVSPLALKGELVAERLPLHAVAPYFLDSLNVALLRADAGFKGRLNLAQQPSGLSLRVTGDARLDDLQARSLAQTEPFVAAEELLRWKSLSLSGVDLALAPGVATQVKVAGTVLSDFYARLILNKEGRLNLQDVMKKTDQAPVNTGQGASKNVALASAPAVSAATSSPASVSQALAPVIQFGPISLLQGRINFTDHFIQPNYTADLSELVGKLSAFSSQTAAGEPQLADLELRGRAEGSATLEVLGKINPLVQPMVLDIQGKVRDLELAPLSTYSARYAGYGIERGKLSVDVAYKVQPDGQLTASNQLVLNQLRFGDAVPGATRSLPVKLAVALLADRNGVIDLNVPISGSLNDPQFRLMPIVFKVIGNLILRAVTAPFSLIANLFGGSGGEELSTVSFDAGSALLNEAAKTSLDKVAKVLQERPALKMTVVGTASLEAEREAYKRQQLQALVLGEKRRALPATQVQATATPITVSVEEYPQLLKRVYRRGDFPKPRNLIGLTKDIPVEEMEALLLTHLDASESAMQALALKRGVVVRDYLASQKLPPERLFLGAAKAVSPEAKWQPRAELNLATD from the coding sequence ATGCCGACCGATCAAGCCAACCCCACCCCAACTCGCAAACATCCTCTGACTCTGATCTGGCTGCGCCGTGGCGCCTGGGCGCTGGTGGGCTTGCTGTTGTTGTGGTTGCTGAGCTGGCTGTCGCTGCCGCCCTTGCTCAAATCGCAGGCACAAATCCGCCTGACTGAGCTGCTTGGGCGCCAGGTGACCGTGGGGCAGGTGGATTTCCGCCCCTGGTCGCTGGAGCTCAGCGTGTCTGACCTGGCGGTGGCTGGTGTGGATGCGGCCAGCGGGCCGCAGCTGACGGTGGCCCGGCTCTCTATCGATATGGAACTGCAGTCGCTGCTGCGGCTGGCGCCCGTGGTGGATGCGCTGGTGCTGGACTCGCCACGTTTGAACCTGACCCACACCGGAGAAGGCCGCTACGATGTGGATGACGTACTCGCCAGATTGGCCGGCCCGGAGGACGCGCCAGCCCCGACACCCGCCGAGCCGCTGCGTTTTGCGCTCTACAACCTGGTGTTGTCCGATGGTGTCGTGCGTTTCACCGATGGCCCCAGGAACCAGGTCCACCAGTTGAGTCGCTTGCAGCTCAGTGTGCCTTTTCTGAGCAATCTGGATTCCAAACGCGAGGTGCTGGTCAGCCCCAGACTGGCTTTTGAGCTCAACGGCAGCCAGTTTGACTCGTCGGCCCTTGCCACCCCTTTTGCCCAGACGCGCAAGACCGACGCCCATCTGGTGGTCAAGGACCTGGATCTGGCCCCTTACCTGGTGTATTGGCCGGCCAGCCTGCCAGTGCGTCTGCGCTCGGCGGTGCTCGACGCCGACCTCCAGCTCGCTTTTGAACAAACCGACCAGACCGCTGTCAAGCTCAGTGGCCAGCTGTCAGCCCGCCAACTGCAATTGAACTCGGCCCGCAGTGGTGCTGAGTTGCTGGCCTTTGAACGTCTGGGCATCCAGCTCAAAGACGTACGCCCTCTGGCGCGCCAGGTGCAGCTGGGCCGCATCGAACTCACCCAGCCACATCTGACATTACGCCGCAATCACGCTGGTGTCCTGGAGCTGATGACGTTGGTCGCTGAGAAATCCCTTGGGAAAGTTTCAAAAAGTGAAGCGGCCAGCCCAAGTAGCATCGGGGCTGCAGGCCAAAAAGACATCAAGGCTGCAGCCGCAGCGCCGGCCACCCCCTGGCAGCTCAAGGTGGATGAGCTGCTGTTGCAGGACGGTGAGCTCACCTGGCTGGACGCTGCATTGCCCAAACCCGCCCAGCTCAGTGTGAAGTCGCTGCAACTGCAAGCCCGTGCCCTGGCCTGGCCGTTCAGCCAGGCGCTGCCGTTTGAGGGCAGCGCCAAGCTCGCCAGTGCCAGCCTGCAGTTCAAAGGCAGCGCCACCGACCAGGTGGCTGAGGTGGCGGTGCAACTCAGCGAGCTGCCACTGGCGCTGGCTGCACCCTATGTGGGTGTGTATCTGCAGCCCAAGCTGGATGGGCGCTTGAGTACCGATCTGACGCTGAACTGGCGTGCTGCCAGAGCCACCCAGGCGACATCGACCCGCGTGCAACTGGCCCAACTGAGCCTGGACAAACTGGCGCTGACAGGTGACCAAAAAGCCGCATTGGCCAGCATTCAACAGCTGCAGCTGGCTGATGTGCTGATGGATACCCAGGCCCGCTCCGTCCACTTCGGCTCTGTCAAGCTCAGCCAGCCCAGCACACGCCTGGTGCGTGACGTGGCCGGGCGCTGGATGTACGAAGACTGGTTCAAAGTGCAGCCCTCGGCACCCCAGCCCGTCACTGCCGCCGCAAGTACCAAGACCGCCAAAACAAGCAAGCCCCCCAGTGCCGACAAGCCTTGGCTGTTGAGTGTGGATCGGCTGCAGCTGGAGCAGGGCAAGCTGAGCCTGTTGGACAGGGCACCCGCCCAGCCTGTGCGGCTGGAGCTCAGTGATTTGAGTCTGCAGCTCAAGAAGCTGTCGACGGCCAGCCGTGCGCCGTTTGACATCAACCTGTCGACCCGGCTGCGCCATCGCCACACCGAACCGGGCAAGCTGACGTGGCGCGGCAGCGGTGCTGTGAGCCCGCTGGCGCTCAAGGGTGAACTGGTGGCCGAGCGTTTGCCCTTGCACGCGGTGGCGCCTTACTTTCTGGACAGTCTGAATGTGGCGCTGCTGCGGGCTGACGCCGGTTTCAAAGGCCGCCTCAACCTGGCCCAGCAGCCCAGCGGCCTGAGTTTGCGTGTGACGGGTGACGCCCGGTTGGACGACCTGCAGGCGCGCAGCCTGGCGCAAACCGAGCCCTTTGTGGCTGCTGAAGAACTGTTGCGCTGGAAAAGCCTGAGCCTCAGCGGTGTGGACCTGGCGCTGGCGCCTGGTGTTGCCACCCAGGTCAAGGTGGCTGGCACAGTGCTCAGCGATTTTTATGCCCGGCTGATCCTCAACAAAGAGGGGCGTCTGAATCTGCAGGATGTCATGAAAAAAACCGATCAAGCCCCTGTGAATACAGGGCAGGGTGCTTCTAAAAACGTAGCACTTGCCAGCGCACCGGCCGTGTCTGCCGCCACGTCAAGCCCAGCTTCAGTCAGCCAGGCCTTGGCACCGGTGATCCAATTTGGCCCGATCAGCCTGCTGCAGGGGCGCATCAACTTCACCGACCACTTCATCCAGCCCAATTACACCGCCGACCTCAGTGAGCTGGTCGGCAAACTCAGCGCCTTTTCCTCGCAGACGGCAGCGGGCGAACCGCAACTGGCTGACCTGGAGCTGCGCGGCCGCGCCGAGGGCAGCGCCACGCTGGAGGTGCTGGGCAAGATCAACCCGCTGGTGCAGCCGATGGTGCTGGACATCCAGGGCAAGGTGCGTGACCTGGAGCTGGCGCCGCTGTCCACCTACTCGGCGCGGTACGCGGGTTATGGCATCGAGCGTGGCAAGCTCAGTGTGGATGTGGCCTACAAGGTGCAGCCCGACGGCCAGCTCACCGCCAGCAACCAGCTGGTGCTCAACCAGCTGCGTTTTGGTGACGCGGTGCCCGGTGCCACCAGGAGCCTGCCGGTCAAGCTGGCGGTGGCTTTGCTGGCTGACCGCAACGGCGTGATTGACCTCAATGTGCCGATCAGCGGTTCACTCAATGACCCGCAGTTCCGCCTGATGCCGATTGTGTTCAAGGTCATCGGCAACCTGATTCTGCGGGCTGTCACCGCACCGTTCAGCCTGATCGCCAACCTGTTTGGCGGCAGCGGTGGTGAGGAACTCAGCACCGTCAGCTTTGATGCCGGTTCGGCGTTGCTCAATGAGGCAGCCAAAACCAGCCTGGACAAGGTGGCCAAGGTCTTGCAGGAGCGTCCGGCCCTGAAGATGACCGTGGTCGGTACCGCCAGCCTGGAGGCCGAGCGCGAGGCCTACAAACGTCAGCAGTTGCAGGCCCTGGTGCTCGGTGAAAAACGCCGCGCTCTGCCTGCTACCCAGGTGCAGGCCACCGCCACCCCGATCACGGTGTCGGTCGAGGAATACCCGCAGCTTCTCAAACGGGTGTACCGGCGCGGTGACTTTCCCAAGCCGCGCAACCTGATCGGGCTGACCAAGGACATCCCGGTCGAGGAGATGGAGGCCTTGTTGCTGACCCATCTGGACGCCTCCGAGTCGGCCATGCAGGCGCTGGCGCTCAAACGTGGCGTGGTCGTGCGCGACTACCTGGCGAGTCAGAAACTGCCGCCGGAGCGGCTGTTTTTGGGGGCCGCCAAGGCGGTGTCCCCCGAGGCCAAATGGCAGCCGAGGGCCGAGTTGAACCTGGCCACCGACTAG
- a CDS encoding lytic transglycosylase domain-containing protein translates to MSASTSSLSQNLRRATATVAKGFFDITHNSIALIGVAVIFIAIALFARPELRELGEVKLFGWLQERQAEISGLVKDPAAIERATATNPKDLPKQQATVALWLSKKYHVAPEPISAIVSEAFEVGSRVRLDPALILAVMAVESGFNPFAQSHVGAQGLMQVMTRVHKDKYQNFGGEFAAFDPLANLQVGVKVLLDCIRTAGSIEGGLKYYVGAANVDDDNGYTAKVMAEYTRLQQVALGRAVPAFLPVVIAPKEEALPTPASSQPSTSVKTAEKSATVALN, encoded by the coding sequence ATGTCAGCATCTACATCATCGTTGTCCCAAAACCTGCGACGCGCCACCGCGACGGTCGCCAAAGGTTTTTTCGACATCACTCACAACAGCATCGCCCTGATTGGCGTGGCTGTCATTTTTATCGCCATCGCCTTGTTTGCCCGCCCTGAGTTGCGTGAACTGGGTGAAGTCAAGCTGTTTGGCTGGCTGCAGGAACGTCAGGCCGAAATCTCCGGCCTGGTCAAGGACCCGGCCGCCATCGAACGCGCCACCGCAACCAACCCCAAGGACTTGCCCAAGCAGCAGGCTACGGTGGCCCTGTGGCTGAGCAAAAAATACCATGTGGCGCCGGAGCCCATCAGCGCCATCGTGTCCGAAGCATTTGAGGTCGGCAGCCGTGTGCGGCTGGACCCCGCTCTGATCCTGGCGGTGATGGCCGTTGAGTCTGGCTTCAATCCGTTTGCCCAAAGCCATGTCGGCGCCCAGGGGCTGATGCAGGTGATGACACGGGTGCACAAGGACAAGTACCAGAACTTCGGGGGCGAATTTGCCGCCTTTGATCCCTTGGCCAACCTGCAGGTCGGTGTCAAGGTGCTGCTCGATTGCATCCGCACCGCTGGGTCCATTGAAGGTGGCCTCAAATATTACGTGGGCGCCGCCAACGTGGACGATGACAATGGCTACACCGCCAAGGTGATGGCCGAGTACACCCGTCTGCAGCAAGTCGCTTTGGGGCGCGCGGTACCGGCATTTCTGCCGGTGGTGATTGCGCCCAAGGAAGAGGCTTTGCCAACACCCGCATCCAGCCAGCCCAGCACCTCCGTAAAAACCGCCGAGAAATCAGCCACCGTGGCTTTGAACTGA
- the glyA gene encoding serine hydroxymethyltransferase: protein MFNRNILIEQTDPELFAAIQSENQRQQDHIELIASENYASPAVMAAQGTQLTNKYAEGYPGKRYYGGCEFVDIAEQLAIDRVKQIFGAEAANVQPHCGASANEAVFLAFLKPGDTIMGMSLAEGGHLTHGMALNMSGKWFNVVSYGLDANEAIDYDAMERKAHETKPKLIIAGASAYSLAIDFERFAKVAKDVGAIFMVDMAHYAGLIAAGVYPNPVPHADIVTSTTHKSLRGPRGGIILMKAQHEKAINSAIFPGLQGGPLMHVIAAKAVAFKEALQPEFKLYQQQVLTNARIVAETLTARGLRIVSGRTESHVMLVDLRAKGITGKEAEAVLGAAHMTINKNAIPNDPEKPMVTSGVRIGTPAMTTRGFKDEEARLTANLIADVLDNPRDSAHIDAVRAKVNALTARFPVYG from the coding sequence ATGTTCAACCGCAATATTCTCATTGAGCAAACCGACCCCGAGTTGTTTGCCGCCATCCAATCCGAAAACCAGCGCCAGCAAGACCACATTGAGCTGATCGCCAGTGAAAACTACGCCTCACCTGCCGTCATGGCCGCGCAAGGCACCCAACTAACCAACAAATACGCTGAGGGCTACCCCGGCAAACGCTACTACGGCGGTTGCGAGTTTGTTGACATCGCCGAACAACTGGCCATTGACCGTGTCAAACAAATTTTTGGAGCAGAGGCAGCGAATGTGCAACCGCATTGCGGAGCATCCGCCAACGAAGCCGTTTTCCTGGCCTTTTTGAAACCCGGCGACACCATCATGGGCATGAGCCTGGCCGAAGGTGGCCACCTGACCCACGGCATGGCACTGAACATGAGCGGCAAATGGTTCAACGTGGTGAGTTATGGCCTGGACGCCAACGAAGCGATTGATTACGACGCGATGGAGCGCAAAGCCCATGAGACCAAGCCAAAACTGATCATTGCCGGCGCCAGTGCTTACTCTCTTGCTATTGATTTTGAGCGTTTCGCCAAAGTCGCCAAAGATGTCGGTGCGATCTTCATGGTCGACATGGCGCACTATGCGGGCTTGATTGCCGCCGGTGTCTACCCCAACCCGGTGCCCCATGCCGACATCGTCACCAGCACCACCCACAAGAGCCTGCGTGGCCCGCGCGGCGGCATCATCCTGATGAAAGCGCAGCACGAGAAAGCCATCAACAGCGCGATCTTCCCCGGCCTGCAAGGTGGTCCCTTGATGCATGTGATTGCCGCCAAGGCGGTGGCGTTCAAAGAAGCGTTACAACCCGAGTTCAAGCTCTACCAGCAACAGGTGCTGACCAACGCACGCATCGTGGCTGAAACACTCACCGCGCGCGGTCTACGCATTGTGAGCGGCCGCACTGAAAGCCACGTCATGCTGGTCGACCTGCGTGCCAAGGGCATCACCGGCAAGGAAGCCGAGGCCGTGTTGGGCGCCGCCCACATGACCATCAACAAAAACGCGATCCCCAACGACCCCGAAAAGCCCATGGTCACCAGCGGCGTGCGCATCGGCACCCCGGCCATGACCACCCGGGGTTTCAAGGACGAAGAAGCCCGACTGACTGCAAACCTGATAGCAGACGTGCTAGACAATCCAAGGGACAGCGCGCATATTGATGCGGTACGCGCGAAGGTGAATGCGCTGACCGCCCGCTTCCCGGTCTACGGCTGA
- the nrdR gene encoding transcriptional regulator NrdR, producing MKCPFCSHQDTQVVETRVSEDGGFIRRRRRCPSCDKRFTTYERPEVNFPAVVKKDGRRIEYERAKLLGSMKLALRKRPVSTEQVDGAVERIEEKLLNLGLREVLSTRIGELVMFELKKLDKVAYVRFASVYRSFEDIDDFKTLVDEVGR from the coding sequence ATGAAATGCCCCTTCTGCAGTCACCAAGACACCCAAGTGGTGGAAACGCGGGTGTCTGAAGACGGGGGCTTCATCCGGCGCAGACGGCGCTGTCCGTCCTGCGACAAACGCTTTACCACCTACGAACGCCCGGAAGTCAACTTTCCGGCGGTGGTCAAAAAAGACGGCAGACGCATCGAATATGAGCGCGCCAAACTCTTGGGCTCCATGAAACTGGCCTTGCGCAAGCGTCCGGTGAGCACCGAACAGGTCGACGGTGCAGTGGAGCGCATCGAAGAAAAACTGCTCAACCTGGGACTGCGCGAGGTGCTGTCCACCCGCATTGGTGAACTGGTGATGTTCGAACTGAAGAAGCTCGACAAAGTGGCCTATGTGCGTTTTGCCAGCGTGTACCGAAGCTTTGAAGATATCGATGATTTCAAAACGCTGGTGGATGAGGTGGGGCGGTAG
- a CDS encoding glycosyltransferase family 2 protein, which yields MKISLIVCTRNRAPQLSTTLKKLSELQTTDPWEIILVNNGSTDNSQKLLEDFCALDPEHRKVLLESKPGVSHAQNTGLTAATGAIIAFSDDDCYPEPDYLNTIRACFIESPIDFLGGRVLLFDPQNAAITIQTCPDRIDVPANSYIRSGMIHGCSIAFTREAIETIGGFDPEVGPGSPLNSGNDIIALIRCAAHGFRGAYDPRPVVYHHHGRSWGHDTDRILRRYDVSRGAAYYLGLYYKTTRKAYLWPTLKHLLAQVLKGRWRSLQNELLGAYLYSGVLRTRKRSGQ from the coding sequence ATGAAAATCTCGCTGATTGTCTGCACAAGGAATCGCGCGCCTCAACTCAGTACAACGCTCAAAAAGCTGTCGGAGTTGCAGACAACAGATCCCTGGGAAATCATCTTGGTGAACAACGGATCTACTGACAACAGTCAGAAGTTGTTGGAGGATTTTTGCGCGCTTGATCCAGAACATCGCAAGGTCCTTCTGGAATCCAAACCTGGTGTTTCACATGCACAAAACACAGGGCTCACAGCCGCCACTGGGGCAATCATCGCTTTCAGTGATGATGACTGTTACCCGGAGCCTGACTATCTGAACACAATCAGAGCGTGTTTTATTGAGAGTCCTATTGACTTTCTGGGTGGGCGGGTCCTGCTGTTTGACCCTCAAAATGCCGCCATCACGATTCAAACCTGTCCAGACCGGATAGATGTCCCAGCCAATAGTTACATCAGATCTGGAATGATCCATGGCTGTTCCATCGCCTTCACGCGTGAGGCCATTGAAACAATAGGAGGGTTCGATCCGGAAGTCGGCCCCGGAAGCCCGTTGAACAGTGGCAACGACATCATTGCCCTGATTCGCTGCGCGGCCCATGGATTTCGAGGGGCCTATGACCCGCGACCTGTGGTGTACCACCACCATGGTCGCAGTTGGGGTCATGACACTGACAGAATTTTGCGGCGGTACGATGTATCTCGTGGCGCGGCCTACTACCTGGGCCTGTATTACAAAACCACACGCAAGGCCTACTTATGGCCAACGCTCAAACATCTTCTCGCCCAAGTCCTGAAGGGCCGGTGGCGCAGTTTACAAAATGAACTGTTGGGGGCCTACCTGTACTCCGGGGTACTGAGAACAAGGAAACGCTCAGGCCAGTGA
- a CDS encoding GspH/FimT family pseudopilin, translating to MNRSAGFSLIELMVVIAIAAILATLAVPSFQGMIASSNLTSTTNDLVATFARARSDAVRRGKRVTVCMSANGAQCATSGTWSQGWIMFNDNDHSDANANVKTGETITAVAAALSNQLVISTKGSMPYVSYSADGQAKLMNGGSGAGRIRVCSTSSALTNNTRARDIVINFAGRANVVKPTEVDATCPAPTTLE from the coding sequence ATGAACAGATCGGCTGGATTCTCTTTGATTGAACTGATGGTGGTGATCGCCATTGCGGCGATTCTGGCGACCTTGGCTGTACCCAGCTTTCAGGGAATGATCGCCTCCTCCAACTTGACATCGACCACCAACGATCTGGTCGCCACCTTTGCACGTGCCAGGTCAGACGCGGTTCGCCGCGGCAAACGGGTGACCGTGTGTATGAGCGCCAATGGCGCCCAATGCGCCACCTCTGGTACCTGGTCACAGGGCTGGATCATGTTCAACGACAACGACCACAGCGACGCCAATGCAAACGTCAAGACAGGCGAAACCATCACTGCCGTTGCTGCCGCCCTGAGCAACCAGCTTGTCATCTCCACCAAAGGCAGCATGCCCTATGTCTCCTACAGCGCCGACGGTCAGGCCAAGCTCATGAACGGCGGCTCGGGTGCGGGCAGGATCCGTGTTTGCAGCACCTCATCCGCCTTGACCAACAACACCCGTGCACGCGACATCGTGATCAACTTTGCCGGACGCGCCAATGTTGTCAAGCCAACAGAGGTTGACGCCACCTGCCCGGCGCCCACAACCTTAGAGTGA
- the pilV gene encoding type IV pilus modification protein PilV: MQHIPLHTQRGSSLIEILVALLVMSFGLLGMAALQARAIKGNQSSMQKTQAVIMSYYILDAMRVDQAQAKALAYNTGELDDDDLIGPICSAGAVAGTSLAANNLKAWITAVKAEIGNPDDTTTCGAVLCDAAGDCRVQVRWDDSRAGGLGVQMVDTNTRL; this comes from the coding sequence ATGCAACACATTCCTTTGCACACCCAACGCGGCTCCAGTCTGATCGAAATCCTAGTGGCCCTGCTGGTCATGAGTTTTGGCTTGTTGGGCATGGCGGCCCTGCAAGCGCGTGCCATCAAAGGCAACCAAAGCAGCATGCAGAAAACCCAGGCCGTGATCATGAGTTATTACATCTTGGACGCCATGCGTGTTGATCAGGCCCAAGCCAAGGCCTTGGCATATAACACCGGCGAGTTGGATGATGACGACTTGATCGGCCCCATTTGCAGCGCAGGCGCTGTTGCTGGCACCAGCTTGGCAGCCAACAACCTCAAGGCCTGGATCACAGCTGTCAAAGCCGAAATCGGCAATCCGGATGACACCACCACCTGCGGCGCCGTGTTGTGTGATGCGGCAGGTGATTGCCGTGTCCAGGTGCGCTGGGACGACAGCCGTGCTGGTGGCTTAGGGGTTCAAATGGTTGACACCAACACCAGACTATAG
- a CDS encoding PilW family protein, whose translation MTHAQSKTRRSFVRRGGSLSRPRQQGLTLIELMVSLVLGLILVGGVLSIFVSTNQTARVNDNLMRIQENARMAFDLMARDLREAGQNPCGSKLVANVLRSAGSIPVWGNWNAGTLRGYDNTQDETGIKAFGTTTNARVSGTDAVLMIKADGGDIAVELHDTAAFQFTLATTSSNFQENDIALVCDGKSAAIFQIYDATPHTGTGKGKDVFHQADSTNINCSSFLAYTAPASNCPANIKKFKIDSETPEIKIAPLGSYFWYVGNAEGGKRSLYRSKITHSSTNSKIIIMSPDEMIPNVQDLQITYLTRNGTTGALADDWVAASSITDWADDSLTTQVVAVRLDLTLQSTDNVSTNQTPIQRHLIHVVGLRNRDTFIKPAS comes from the coding sequence ATGACCCATGCCCAATCCAAAACAAGGCGATCATTTGTTCGGCGTGGTGGCTCCTTGTCCCGACCTCGTCAACAAGGATTGACTCTGATCGAGTTGATGGTGTCTCTGGTACTGGGTCTGATCCTGGTTGGGGGAGTGCTCAGCATCTTTGTCTCCACCAACCAGACCGCCCGAGTCAATGACAACCTGATGCGTATTCAGGAGAATGCCCGTATGGCTTTTGACCTGATGGCCCGCGATCTTCGTGAAGCAGGACAAAACCCGTGTGGCTCCAAATTGGTGGCCAATGTACTGCGCTCCGCTGGATCGATACCAGTGTGGGGCAACTGGAATGCTGGCACATTGCGTGGTTATGACAACACCCAGGATGAAACAGGGATCAAAGCCTTTGGCACAACAACAAACGCGCGTGTTTCGGGCACTGATGCGGTCTTGATGATCAAGGCAGACGGTGGTGACATCGCTGTGGAGTTACATGACACAGCAGCCTTTCAATTTACCCTGGCAACAACGAGCTCCAACTTTCAGGAAAACGATATTGCTTTGGTCTGTGATGGCAAGAGTGCTGCCATTTTCCAAATCTATGATGCCACACCCCACACTGGCACGGGCAAAGGTAAAGATGTCTTCCACCAAGCTGACTCAACAAATATCAACTGCAGTAGTTTTTTGGCGTACACAGCCCCGGCTTCCAATTGCCCCGCAAACATCAAGAAGTTCAAAATCGATAGCGAAACGCCAGAGATCAAAATAGCACCTCTGGGTTCGTATTTTTGGTATGTTGGCAACGCCGAGGGTGGCAAACGGTCGTTGTACAGAAGCAAGATCACCCACTCAAGCACAAACAGCAAGATCATCATCATGTCCCCGGATGAAATGATCCCCAATGTGCAAGACCTGCAGATCACCTACCTGACCCGAAACGGAACTACTGGGGCGCTTGCCGATGACTGGGTCGCCGCCAGTTCAATCACTGACTGGGCAGATGACAGCCTGACGACCCAGGTGGTTGCCGTGCGTCTCGATTTGACTTTACAGAGCACTGACAACGTCAGCACCAACCAGACACCGATTCAGCGGCATCTGATACACGTTGTGGGTCTGCGCAATCGTGACACTTTTATTAAGCCAGCGTCATGA
- a CDS encoding pilus assembly PilX family protein codes for MNHLQHHRFFGQTGQQQGAALVVSLILLVIVTLLGLAAIRGITQEERMANHSLDRSLAFQASEAALREIEQLVEAKKPTPTAGCSKVANLMSCAPPAATDSPRWLDSTFASWTALDLPIGSGSLAVTPQYFVEYLGANFECQPGEGTSSGITCKRYRITARSNDGTNGRSTVMLQSIYATD; via the coding sequence ATGAATCATCTCCAACACCATCGGTTTTTTGGACAAACCGGCCAACAACAAGGGGCGGCGTTGGTTGTCAGCCTTATTTTGCTGGTCATCGTGACGCTGCTGGGGTTGGCAGCCATTCGCGGCATCACGCAAGAAGAAAGAATGGCTAACCATAGCTTGGATAGAAGTCTGGCCTTCCAAGCCTCTGAAGCCGCCTTGCGTGAGATAGAGCAACTCGTCGAGGCCAAAAAGCCAACCCCTACAGCTGGCTGCAGCAAAGTGGCCAATTTGATGAGTTGCGCACCACCTGCGGCAACCGACTCACCACGCTGGCTCGACAGCACGTTTGCATCTTGGACAGCTTTGGACCTGCCCATCGGCTCGGGGAGCTTGGCAGTCACACCTCAGTACTTTGTAGAGTACCTGGGGGCAAACTTCGAATGCCAACCTGGTGAAGGAACGTCTTCCGGAATTACCTGCAAACGCTACCGTATCACCGCTCGCAGTAATGATGGTACCAATGGCAGATCAACTGTGATGCTGCAATCCATCTATGCCACGGACTAG